From one Plantibacter flavus genomic stretch:
- a CDS encoding Asp23/Gls24 family envelope stress response protein, producing the protein MSNTTNSPKPTVTKGVVGENNAATQTNTHGKTVIDNGVVAKIAGIAAREVRGVHALGGGAARAFGAIRDAIGSSDLSQGIRVEVGETQVAVDVVIVADYPVDLQAVASEVRASIIRAIEQFVGMEVTEVNVTVSDVFIPSDDEDQNAEARVQ; encoded by the coding sequence ATGTCGAACACCACCAACTCCCCGAAGCCCACCGTCACGAAGGGTGTCGTCGGCGAGAACAACGCCGCCACGCAGACGAACACCCACGGCAAGACGGTCATCGACAACGGCGTGGTCGCGAAGATCGCCGGCATCGCAGCCCGCGAGGTCCGCGGCGTGCACGCCCTCGGTGGTGGCGCAGCCCGTGCCTTCGGTGCCATCCGCGACGCCATCGGCTCCTCCGACCTGTCGCAGGGCATCCGCGTCGAGGTCGGCGAGACCCAGGTCGCCGTCGACGTCGTGATCGTCGCCGACTACCCGGTGGACCTGCAGGCCGTCGCGAGCGAGGTCCGCGCCTCGATCATCCGCGCGATCGAGCAGTTCGTCGGCATGGAGGTCACCGAGGTCAACGTGACCGTCAGCGACGTCTTCATCCCGTCCGACGACGAGGACCAGAACGCCGAGGCGCGAGTCCAGTGA
- a CDS encoding DUF2273 domain-containing protein, translating to MTATNTGILIGAVLALSWVAFGFWAFVFVAVAMGIGALVARIVTGQTDLNAIVDAVRGKRVSS from the coding sequence GTGACCGCCACCAACACCGGCATCCTGATCGGAGCCGTCCTCGCACTCAGCTGGGTCGCCTTCGGGTTCTGGGCGTTCGTGTTCGTCGCGGTCGCGATGGGGATCGGCGCCCTCGTGGCCCGGATCGTCACCGGCCAGACCGACCTAAACGCGATCGTCGACGCCGTCCGCGGGAAGCGCGTCTCGTCATGA
- a CDS encoding DUF6286 domain-containing protein produces MTATATAATTPAAGPTRVLRRLARRELHSPRSTAAILLAVLLVLVALWIAVETVLALIGVRPLLVAPGEIPGAAASLPSTQPVILGVAGALVLLLGVVLIGIALGPGRRHRHLLSTGRVLAVVDDEVIASALAQRASTTAATHPDGTSVAVGRRTAAIRITPASGMSVDRSEVDRAVAADLDAFGLQPSLRATTSISSNGKVGQ; encoded by the coding sequence ATGACCGCCACCGCCACCGCAGCCACGACCCCGGCCGCCGGCCCGACGAGGGTGCTCCGGCGCCTGGCTCGCCGCGAACTGCACTCGCCGCGCTCGACCGCCGCGATCCTCCTCGCGGTCCTGCTCGTGCTCGTCGCGCTCTGGATCGCCGTGGAGACGGTGCTCGCCCTCATCGGCGTCCGCCCGCTCCTCGTCGCCCCGGGTGAGATCCCGGGAGCCGCGGCGAGCCTGCCGTCGACGCAACCGGTCATCCTCGGTGTCGCGGGGGCACTCGTGCTCCTGCTCGGAGTGGTCCTCATCGGGATCGCGCTCGGCCCGGGACGTCGTCACCGCCACCTGTTGTCGACCGGGCGCGTACTCGCGGTCGTCGACGACGAGGTCATCGCGTCGGCCCTCGCGCAGCGCGCTTCGACGACGGCTGCCACGCATCCTGATGGCACCTCCGTGGCCGTCGGGCGGCGGACCGCAGCGATCCGGATCACCCCGGCCAGCGGCATGAGCGTCGACCGGTCCGAAGTCGACCGCGCCGTCGCCGCAGACCTCGACGCGTTCGGCCTGCAGCCGTCGCTCCGGGCGACCACCTCCATCTCGTCGAACGGGAAGGTCGGACAGTGA